A portion of the Bifidobacterium sp. ESL0800 genome contains these proteins:
- a CDS encoding D-2-hydroxyacid dehydrogenase: MADETNKNEKLIVNCIPVREKDRQRFIEAAGDVPIEFCGDYKHYGDMKVKAQIPEGLRGKATAVLGNFDPSIAEQFTNLEWLQTWSAGVDAYIKPGVLPESVTITSATGAYGQSVGEHMIAMMWALMKNFTRYVCDQTKHQWKDEGTVLTPNGATALVIGTGDIGSHFARLAKGAGMRTVGVRRSADKPVEGIDEMHGFDELDTLLPQADVVALSLPRAADTHHLLDARRIGLLKKDAIVINGGRGDALDDDALAEALSRGAIRGAGLDVFETEPLPSDHPLWDEPRCLMTPHVAGGSHLASNDARIVDIAVANVRRYVNGEPLQDNAHR; the protein is encoded by the coding sequence ATGGCAGACGAAACCAACAAGAATGAGAAATTGATCGTCAACTGCATACCGGTTCGTGAAAAGGACAGGCAGCGGTTCATCGAGGCAGCGGGTGACGTACCCATCGAATTCTGCGGTGATTATAAGCATTATGGCGATATGAAAGTGAAGGCGCAGATACCGGAGGGGCTTCGCGGAAAAGCGACGGCGGTGCTCGGTAATTTCGACCCGTCCATTGCCGAGCAATTCACGAACCTCGAATGGTTGCAGACATGGAGTGCGGGCGTCGATGCCTATATCAAGCCAGGTGTGCTGCCTGAAAGTGTGACGATCACCAGCGCTACGGGTGCCTATGGCCAATCTGTGGGCGAACATATGATCGCCATGATGTGGGCGTTGATGAAGAACTTCACCCGGTATGTGTGCGATCAGACGAAACATCAATGGAAGGACGAAGGTACCGTACTCACACCGAACGGCGCGACGGCTCTGGTCATCGGCACCGGCGATATCGGCTCGCATTTTGCACGTCTCGCCAAAGGTGCCGGCATGCGTACGGTCGGTGTGCGGCGCAGTGCCGACAAACCTGTTGAAGGCATCGATGAGATGCATGGTTTCGATGAACTCGATACGTTGTTGCCGCAGGCCGATGTTGTGGCGTTGTCTCTGCCGAGGGCGGCCGATACCCATCATCTGCTTGATGCACGTAGGATTGGCCTGCTGAAAAAGGATGCCATTGTCATCAACGGCGGGCGCGGAGATGCTCTCGACGACGATGCCTTGGCCGAGGCTTTGAGTCGTGGTGCCATCCGTGGTGCCGGTCTGGATGTCTTCGAGACGGAACCGCTGCCGAGCGACCATCCGCTTTGGGATGAACCGCGGTGCCTCATGACCCCGCACGTCGCCGGCGGCAGCCATCTGGCCAGCAACGACGCCCGTATCGTCGACATCGCCGTCGCCAACGTGCGCCGATATGTCAACGG